A single Metarhizium brunneum chromosome 5, complete sequence DNA region contains:
- the sor1 gene encoding Highly reducing polyketide synthase sor1, whose amino-acid sequence MDTDNSEWASEPIAVIGMSCKFSGGASNPDKLWDLMASGKTGWSEIPKERYNLEGVYHANHERNSTTHVKGGHFLDDDVAAFDAAFFNYSAEMAQAVDPQFRLQLESTYEALENAGLPLSQVMGSQTSVFAGVFTHDYQEGIIRDEDGLPRFNVVGTWSPMSSNRISHFFDFRGASMTLETGCSTTLVALHQAVHTLRNREADMSVVTGANVMLNPDTFKAIGSLGMLSPDGRSYAFDSRANGYGRGEGVATIVIKRLSDALAANDPVRAVIRETALNQDGKTDTITTPSGAAQVELMRECYRRAGLDPRGTQYFEAHGTGTPAGDPIEAGAVAAVFAGGQGRDDREHYLRIGSLKTNVGHTEAASGLAAVVKGVLCLEKGLIPPTVNYERPNPKLKLDEWRLKVVRMMEQWPDSLVDGPRRMSINNFGYGGANAHVILESADPWTSTSGLDLEPVSGRHSKNGNKGHVHGNGYTNGSHDTNDATDDAKVLVLSARDERACQQMVSELKAYLEKHRSLGHEDSEQLLRNLSYTLGERRTLFPWVAAHQVRLDKDGGVEAAVQALDSPRFKPGRRAPDRPRIGMIFTGQGAQWHAMGRELLASYPVFRQSIEEAEAYLRALGADWSLLEELQRDAKTTRVHATKISIPVCVALQVALVRLLEAWGITPSAVASHSSGEIAAAFAVGALTHRQAMAAAYYRAVLVADETQHAPGAAKGAMAAVGLGVEAVQSYLDMLTTGNGKAVVACVNSPQSVTISGDADAVQEMEDLCKQNDVFARRLRVQQAYHSHHMDPFAEAYRERLRVEMARDVVQGGKQHVQAAKQQLGVVFSSAVTGGRITDVKEIASPNHWVGSLVQPVEFVDAFTEMVLGDPDDPTGRSVDVLLEVGPHTALGGPIREILSLPEFEGIELPYWGCLVRDEHAGDSMRSAAINLFRQGQPLIMDQINFPLPAYDGESPLVLTNLPTYPWNHTMRHWLESRVNRAIRERSQPPHELLGMPVAGHDPSTAVWRRTLRVTETPWVRDHMVQGAIVYPGSGYICLAIEAARQMEKVAGAADRDKSGGTISGFRLRDVHFLFALVIPDSADGVEIRTTLQPVPEREIGARGWRRFEVSSVTPDNRWTLHAKGMVMVEREAAAPETAERRPLSIYTRHPDPQDLFANLRARSVYHGPLFQNTTKIIQDGREPRSVCDITIRHEASSDTDPVEAAQNTLLHPITLDAIVVAFYSALPSVGALQEDPKLPRSVASMWVSSNISRETGRTLRCDTRLLHGDAQSGIADMTVVDGQTDATVLKIHGVELASLGRGSGRTARQHAAVPSKWEQELCSKLVWGPDLSLRNPLALAQIKKELVHAESATETDKARSLQRLCSYFAHDALQSLTSEDVARLQEHSHLAKYHAWLRELTKAAKNCALDEPEKRQEYIASDAPQGIDEKWVSRLGPLLPSILRGELHVDQVSGPLLNEYHANAMRRSVALGQLSTLLCKIAHKNPSARVLQIGAGTGALATRRMLETLGASKTPLVVSWHITEPSWDSLEDARAQLADWTHLLEFDQLDIEQSPAKQKFTPGSYDVVVAFHALRATKDATSAVANVRSLLKPGGTFLFAEVTKDQVDVDFTFGLLPSWWQGEEGCDHPTLSASSWDRLLRDAGFSGVDLEIRDSESDIIHTNSVIMSTVPLAKDQSPDLGRAHHRESFVVVTSSKAPPPPGFVDLLSRRIQALTGAGSLAPEHLVLEQSSSDTYKAKTCVFLGEIDEPILADLDAVRMEGLRAMVTQCSGLLWVTTGGTVASEAPERAVHQGFLRVLRNEYIGRRLLSLDLDPAHAADRWSSGGEVAVSAIVQVLEEGFGRPNTEAGPAEFEYAERDGVLQVPRYYKDEKCNDMVAGPLVPSWGEVLPVVKDDKGSIDAVASIPLEPLFQEDGTLRLEVGIPGHLDTLAFLHYEADDEALTPELVEITPRAYGVCSRDAMAAMGQLKNRSMGFECAGIITRVGAEAQEKGYNVGDRVMALLAGASFASHARVPWHGVIQIPYGMDFVKAASLPLAFTLAYAGLVDTARLSAGQSVLIHAATGAIGQAAIMLAKCLGVTDIYATAGSQEKRDLVQREYGIPAERIFTSRDASFATAVLAATKGRGVDVVLNSLPGPLLQASLDAIAPLGYLIEIGKKDIESNSLVALESFSRGISLVSLDAPTLLRRGPDVRRALGEMVRLIELQVLKPVHPVAVYPMQDAQAAFRFVQTGAQMGKVVLSAGPDELVHVVPRPKGVTARVRLQADASYLVVGGVGGIGRSVAHWLVAHGARNLILLSRAAGDLDLDVNNNTHGALFVRELREAGCRVKPVSCDIALASSLTTALRACEDDGFPPVRGVVQGAMLLRDAVLEQMTLDDWRGGLRPKLHGTWNLHTEFSQPASLDFFVMLSSVSGVVGIASQANYAAGGSYEDAMARWRQSRGLPGVAIDLGPISDIGYVSTTAKVAERLRKDGDFAMLDEDTVLRALHAAVLHPLGGRSQIIVGLNTAPGPQWDANGRSQLGRDARFAALRPRARASAPPADGESAGTSLAAQLAEATDQQEGARLVGAAIAAKLADIFMTPVAEIDLAKPPAHFGVDSLIAVELRNMLVLQAAADISIFNILQTASLAALAALVAEKSRHLQSA is encoded by the exons ATGGACACCGACAACAGCGAGTGGGCGAGCGAGCCcattgccgtcattggcATGAGCTGCAAATTCTCGGGCGGTGCCAGCAACCCAGACAAGCTCTGGGACCTTATGGCTTCAGGCAAGACCGGCTGGAGCGAGATCCCAAAAGAACGGTATAATCTCGAGGGAGTCTACCACGCCAACCACGAAAGAAACAGCACG ACACACGTCAAGGGCGGACACTTTCTCGACGACGATGTAGCCGCCTTTGATGCCGCATTCTTCAACTACTCGGCCGAAATGGCCCAGGCGGTCGACCCGCAATTCCGGCTGCAGCTCGAGTCTACTTATGAGGCGCTCGAAAATG CCGGCCTACCTCTCTCGCAGGTCATGGGATCACAGACGTCCGTCTTCGCGGGCGTCTTCACACATGACTACCAAGAGGGGATAATACGGGACGAAGATGGGCTGCCACGGTTCAACGTCGTGGGCACCTGGAGCCCCATGTCGTCCAACCGCATCTCGCACTTTTTTGACTTTCGCGGCGCCAGCATGACTCTGGAAACGGGATGTTCAACGACGCTGGTGGCCCTGCACCAAGCCGTCCACACCTTGCGCAACCGCGAGGCCGACATGTCCGTGGTGACAGGGGCCAACGTGATGCTGAATCCGGATACGTTCAAGGCCATCGGGTCGCTGGGGATGCTGTCGCCCGACGGCAGGTCATACGCCTTTGATTCGCGCGCCAACGGGTACGGTCGCGGAGAGGGCGTagccaccatcgtcatcaagcGCCTGTCGGACGCGCTGGCCGCCAACGACCCCGTTCGCGCCGTGATCCGCGAGACGGCCCTGAACCAGGACGGCAAGACGGACACAATCACGACGCCATCCGGCGCCGCCCAGGTAGAGCTCATGCGGGAATGCTACCGCCGGGCCGGCCTCGACCCGCGCGGCACGCAGTACTTTGAGGCCCACGGCACCGGGACCCCGGCCGGTGACCCGATCGAGGCGGGagccgtggccgccgtctttgccggaggccaaggccgcgaCGACAGGGAACACTACCTGCGCATCGGCTCCCTCAAGACCAACGTCGGCCATACTGAAGCAGCTTCGGgtctcgccgccgtcgtcaagGGTGTCTTGTGCCTTGAAAAGGGGCTGATCCCGCCCACTGTAAACTATGAGCGGCCCAACCCGAAGCTGAAGCTGGACGAGTGGCGTCTCAAGGTGGTGAGAATGATGGAGCAGTGGCCTGACAGTCTGGTTGATGGTCCGCGCCGCATGTCCATCAACAACTTTGGCTACGGCGGAGCGAATGCCCACGTCATTTTGGAGAGCGCCGACCCGTGGACGTCAACATCAGGTCTGGATCTCGAGCCCGTCAGTGGCAGGCACAGCAAGAATGGAAACAAGGGGCATGTCCACGGCAACGGCTATACCAATGGCAGCCATGACACAAACGACGCCaccgacgacgccaaagtGCTCGTCCTCAGTGCGCGTGACGAGAGGGCATGTCAGCAAATGGTTTCAGAGCTCAAGGCCTATCTGGAAAAGCACAGGTCGCTTGGACACGAGGACTCTGAGCAGCTGCTGCGCAATCTCAGCTACACGCTGGGCGAGCGCCGGACGCTCTTCCCGTGGGTTGCGGCGCACCAGGTGCGTCTCgacaaagacggcggcgtcgaggccgccgtccAAGCCCTTGACTCGCCTCGCTTCAAGCCCGGCCGCAGAGCGCCGGATCGTCCGCGCATCGGCATGATTTTCACCGGCCAGGGCGCGCAGTGGCATGCCATGGGCCGCGAGCTGCTGGCGTCGTACCCCGTCTTCCGCCAGTCCatcgaggaagccgaggcgTATCTGCGCGCCCTCGGGGCTGACTGGTCgctcctcgaggagctgcagcGCGACGCCAAGACGACAAGAGTCCACGCCACCAAGATTAGCATTCCCGTGTGCGTGGCGCTGCAGGTCGCACTGGTACGCCTGCTCGAGGCATGGGGCATCACGCCTTCGGCCGTCGCAAGCCACTCGTCGGGGGAGATTGCGGCCGCCTTCGCCGTGGGTGCCCTCACGCATCGtcaggccatggcggcggcctaCTACCGCGCCGTACTCGTGGCAGACGAGACACAGCACGCGCCGGGCGCTGCCAAgggtgccatggcggcggtaGGCTTGGGTGTTGAGGCGGTGCAGTCCTATCTCGACATGCTGACGACGGGGAACGgcaaggctgttgttgcATGTGTCAACAGCCCCCAGAGCGTTACCATCTCCGGTGATGCTGACGCCGTGCAAGAGATGGAGGACCTGTGCAAGCAGAACGACGTGTTCGCCCGTCGTCTCAGGGTCCAACAAGCATACCACTCACACCATATGGATCCCTTTGCTGAGGCGTACCGGGAGCGCCTTCGGGTCGAAATGGCGCGAGATGTGGTGCAGGGTGGCAAGCAACATGTGCAGGCAGCCAAGCAACAACTTGGCGTCGTCTTTTCGTCGGCCGTCACTGGCGGACGCATCACCGACGTCAAGGAAATCGCCAGCCCCAACCACTGGGTCGGTAGTCTGGTGCAGCCGGTCGAGTTTGTCGACGCCTTTACCGAGATGGTGCTGGGCGATCCCGACGACCCGACGGGCAGAAGCGTCGACGTATTGCTCGAGGTCGGCCCTCATACGGCGCTTGGGGGCCCTATCCGCGAGATCTTATCCCTGCCCGAGTTTGAGGGCATCGAGCTGCCGTACTGGGGCTGTCTGGTACGCGACGAGCACGCGGGCGACAGCATGCGATCGGCCGCCATCAATCTGTTTCGCCAGGGGCAGCCCCTGATCATGGACCAGATCAACTTCCCCCTGCCTGCGTACGACGGGGAGAGCCCCCTGGTCTTGACGAATTTACCGACGTATCCTTGGAACCACACGATGCGTCACTGGCTagagtcaagagtcaacCGGGCCATCCGCGAACGCAGTCAGCCACCTCACGAGCTCCTCGGCATGCCCGTCGCCGGCCATGATCCTAGCACGGCCGTCTGGCGCCGCACGTTGCGCGTCACCGAAACCCCCTGGGTCCGCGATCATATGGTGCAGGGCGCTATTGTGTACCCAGGCTCGGGCTACATTTGCCTCGCGATTGAGGCCGCTAGGCAGATGGAGAAGGTTGCCGGTGCCGCCGACCGAGACAAGTCCGGCGGGACCATCTCGGGATTCCGTCTGCGCGACGTTCACTTCCTTTTCGCCCTCGTTATCCCAGACAGCGCCGACGGCGTTGAGATCCGAACCACGCTTCAGCCTGTCCCCGAGCGGGAAATTGGAGCCCgcggctggcggcgcttTGAGGTATCGTCCGTCACGCCGGATAATCGGTGGACGCTGCACGCCAAGGGCATGGTCATGGTCGAGCGGGAGGCGGCCGCCCCGGAGACGGCAGAGCGCCGTCCGTTGTCTATTTATACCCGTCATCCAGACCCTCAGGACTTGTTCGCTAATCTCAGGGCACGCAGCGTCTACCACGGCCCCCTGTTCCAGAACACGACCAAGATCATCCAGGATGGCCGGGAGCCGCGATCTGTATGCGACATTACGATTCGCCACGAAGCGTCGTCTGATACAGACCCGGTGGAGGCGGCACAGAACACGTTGTTGCACCCAATCACCCTTGATGCTATTGTAGTGGCCTTCTATTCCGCGCTGCCGAGCGTCGGAGCTCTGCAGGAAGACCCCAAGCTGCCACGGTCTGTCGCATCCATGTGGGTATCGAGCAACATCAGCCGCGAGACGGGCCGCACGTTGCGCTGCGACACGCGGCTGCTGCACGGCGACGCGCAAAGCGGCATCGCTGACATGACGGTTGTTGACGGCCAGACGGACGCGACGGTGCTCAAGATACACGGTGTTGAGTTGGCGTCTCTGGGACGTGGCAGCGGACGTACGGCGCGTCAGCACGCGGCCGTTCCCAGCAAGTGGGAGCAAGAGCTGTGCAGCAAGCTCGTGTGGGGCCCCGACCTGTCGCTTCGAAACCCGCTGGCTCTCGCACAAATCAAAAAGGAGCTGGTTCACGCCGAGTCCGCTACTGAAACAGACAAGGCCAGGAGCCTGCAGCGCTTATGTAGTTATTTTGCCCATGATGCGCTACAATCGCTCACTTCGGAGGATGTAGCACGACTTCAGGAGCACTCACACTTGGCCAAGTACCACGCGTGGCTGCGTGAATTgaccaaggcagccaagaatTGCGCGCTGGACGAGCCCGAGAAGCGCCAAGAATACATAGCCTCCGATGCCCCGCAAGGCATTGATGAGAAGTGGGTCTCCCGGCTCGGGCCGCTCCTTCCATCCATTCTCCGTGGAGAGCTCCACGTGGACCAAGTGAGTGGGCCGCTGCTGAATGAGTACCATGCCAACGCGATGCGTCGGTCAGTAGCACTGGGACAGCTCTCTACACTGCTATGTAAGATTGCACACAAAAACCCGAGTGCCCGCGTCCTCCAGATCGGTGCTGGTACCGGCGCCCTCGCGACACGCCGTATGCTGGAGACGCTTGGCGCGTCCAAAACGCCCCTGGTGGTGAGCTGGCACATTACCGAACCATCATGGGATTCGCTGGAGGATGCCCGCGCTCAACTTGCCGACTGGACCCATTTGCTCGAGTTTGACCAGCTCGACATCGAGCAGAGCCCAGCCAAGCAAAAGTTTACCCCAGGGAGCTACGATGTGGTTGTGGCCTTCCATGCTCTACGCGCCACCAAGGACGCGACCAGTGCCGTAGCCAATGTGCGCAGCCTGCTGAAGCCAGGCGGCACGTTTCTGTTTGCCGAGGTGACCAAGGACCAAGTAGATGTAGATTTCACCTTTGGCTTGCTGCCGAGCTGGTGGCAAGGCGAGGAAGGGTGCGACCACCCGACCCTCAGCGCGTCCTCTTGGGATCGTCTGCTTCGGGACGCCGGGTTTAGTGGTGTCGATCTTGAGATTCGTGACTCGGAGAGCGACATCATCCACACCAACAGCGTCATCATGTCCACGGTGCCGCTCGCCAAAGACCAGAGCCCCGACCTGGGCAGGGCTCATCACCGAGAGAGCTTCGTCGTGGTCACAAGTAGCAAGGCACCTCCGCCGCCGGGCTTCGTCGATCTGCTATCCAGGCGTATCCAGGCCTTGACCGGTGCTGGCAGTCTCGCCCCTGAGCACCTGGTGCTCGAGCAGAGCAGCTCGGACACATACAAGGCCAAGACTTGTGTTTTTTTGGGCGAGATTGATGAGCCCATTCTGGCGGACCTCGATGCAGTGCGCATGGAGGGCCTCCGCGCCATGGTCACGCAATGCAGCGGCCTGCTATGGGTCACGACCGGCGGTACCGTGGCGAGCGAGGCGCCGGAGCGGGCTGTTCACCAGGGTTTCCTGCGTGTGCTGCGCAACGAGTACATCGGCCGTCGCCTTCTCTCCCTGGACCTCGATCCTGCACATGCCGCCGACAGATGGTCCTCGGGCGGCGAGGTCGCCGTCTCGGCCATTGTGCAGGTACTCGAAGAGGGATTCGGCCGTCCCAACACGGAGGCTGGTCCGGCCGAGTTTGAGTACGCCGAGCGTGACGGCGTCCTGCAGGTCCCCCGGTACTACAAAGACGAGAAATGCAATGACATGGTTGCCGGCCCGCTTGTGCCGAGCTGGGGTGAGGTGCTCCCAGTGGTCAAGGATGACAAGGGAAGCATCGATGCTGTTGCCAGCATTCCCCTAGAGCCCCTATTCCAGGAGGACGGGACACTGCGACTGGAAGTGGGCATCCCGGGACACTTGGACACATTGGCCTTCCTTCACTAcgaggcagacgacgaggcgctGACACCCGAGCTCGTTGAGATTACCCCCCGGGCCTACGGGGTTTGCTCGCgcgacgccatggccgccatgggcCAACTCAAGAATCGCTCCATGGGCTTTGAATGTGCAGGCATCATTACGCGCGTTGGTGCCGAGGCACAGGAAAAGGGCTATAATGTCGGTGATCGTGTCATGGCGCTCTTGGCCGGCGCATCCTTTGCCAGCCATGCCCGCGTCCCGTGGCACGGCGTCATCCAGATACCGTACGGCatggactttgtcaaggccgCGTCACTTCCCCTGGCTTTTACTCTTGCGTacgccggcctcgtcgacacCGCGCGTCTGTCTGCCGGGCAGTCGGTGCTCATACACGCCGCGACCGGGGCCATTGGGcaggccgccatcatgttggcCAAGTGCCTCGGCGTGACGGACATTTACGCCACGGCCGGGTCGCAGGAGAAGCGAGACCTTGTCCAGCGCGAGTACGGCATCCCTGCCGAGCGCATCTTCACTAGCCGCGACGCATCCTTCGCCACGGCTGTTCTGGCCGCCACCAAGGGacgcggcgtcgacgtcgtgctCAACTCGCTGCCAGGTCCGCTACTGCAGGCAAGCCTCGACGCAATCGCGCCCCTGGGCTACCTGATCGAAATAGGCAAGAAAGACATTGAGAGCAACAGCCTGGTGGCACTGGAGTCCTTCTCCCGCGGCATCTCGCTTGTATCATTGGACGCCCCGACGCTCTTGCGCCGCGGACCCGATGTCCGCCGCGCGCTGGGTGAGATGGTCCGCTTGATTGAACTGCAGGTCTTGAAGCCGGTTCACCCCGTCGCCGTCTACCCCATGCAAGATGCCCAGGCGGCTTTCCGCTTCGTGCAGACGGGGGCACAGATGGGCAAGGTCGTGCTCTCGGCTGGCCCAGACGAACTGGTCCACGTTGTCCCTCGGCCGAAGGGGGTCACGGCTCGAGTCCGGCTACAAGCCGATGCGTCATACCTCGTCGTGGGTGGTGTAGGCGGCATCGGACGTTCAGTCGCACACTGGCTGGTAGCCCACGGCGCGAGGAACCTGATCCTGCTTTCCCGTGCCGCCGGCGAtctcgacctcgacgtcaacaacaacacccacGGCGCACTCTTCGTCCGCGAACTGCGCGAGGCGGGCTGTCGAGTCAAGCCCGTCAGCTGCGACATTGCCCTCGCCAGCTCGCTGACCACGGCTCTCAGGGCCTGCGAGGACGACGGCTTCCCGCCGGTGCGCGGCGTCGTCCAGGGCGCCATGTTGCTGCGCGACGCCGTCTTGGAGCAGATGACGCTCGACGACTGGCGCGGCGGCCTGCGGCCCAAGCTGCACGGCACCTGGAACCTGCACACCGAGTTCTCGCAGCCGGCCTCGCTCGACTTCTTCGTCATGCTGTCGTCCGTCTCGGGCGTGGTGGGAATCGCATCGCAGGCCAActacgccgccggcggctccTACGAGGACGCCATGGCTCGCTGGCGCCAGTCCCGGGGCCTGCCCGGCGTGGCCATCGACCTCGGGCCCATCTCCGACATTGGCTACGTCTCGACCACGGCCAAGGTCGCCGAGCGCCTGCGCAAGGACGGCGACTTCGCCATGCTCGACGAGGACACGGTGCTGCGCGCCCTCCACGCCGCCGTCCTGCACCCGCTCGGCGGCCGCTCCCAGATCATCGTCGGCCTCAACACGGCCCCGGGCCCGCAGTGGGATGCCAACGGCCGATCGCAGCTGGGCCGCGACGCCCGCTTTGCCGCTCTGCGACCGCGCGCCagggcctcggcgccgccggccgatGGCGAGAGCGCCGGCACCTCGCTCGCCGCGCAGCTCGCCGAGGCGACGGACCAGCAGGAAGGGGCGCGGCTCGTCGGCGCGGCCATtgcggccaagctggccgacaTCTTCATGACGCCCGTTGCCGAGATTGATCTCGCCAAGCCCCCGGCGCACTTTGGCGTCGATTCGCTGATTGCTGTCGAGCTGAGGAACATGCTTGTCTTGCAGGCCGCGGCGGATATTTCCATCTTTAATATACTGCAGACGGCGAGCCTTGCTGCcctggcggccttggtggcGGAGAAGAGCCGCCATTTGCAGAGCGCTTAA
- the ctnR_1 gene encoding Citrinin biosynthesis transcriptional activator ctnR: MACANSGVKCVVRDSFPPRGPKKGYLKTLQKRIEDLQTQLEKQQAASPTTAETPAFSPSQEAGNADNEIASSGSVESSTDHTEILHTACTTPGTAAAIPQWPASMEFQFPMVHMETWECFDNSSACSPFSSLPSLENIQDLVHIPMEPDLLITPMMHNDLDQLYFDRAYAFAPILQKHRYRSWSKQPNKNKKKTCLQHAMWTLASSLSSQFQVDGRKLYEKTRQALHSLESDEPCHQISLEQAQAWTLLAIYELTCQDFHRGMMSAGRAFRLIQMMRLYELDGPPHTMRLEQYQGQLSLQGPVQDDWIDVETKRRTFWLAYTIDRFTSMVDGLHMFFDEQLIRTRLPAPEANFASGRPIDMGFLADTIPVVDLEWPHNTLSPFTESVIGATICGRVLEHKQKPPTGPCQDFCRRHRYLNALLAQRIRMLRIHASLEYPDPIIAFVTLAAHTAVLMLYDIIESRPLGADAQGTQLTQALYAEHKQQSLDAVAYIDLLIAELGQHFQMHPLTPILLLLSARFSQSHPGLNDAYIRLMPRIVTMLRASTGLSKLAQNFIQILEPQYATGLPSPRI, from the exons ATGGCTTGTGCTAATTCCGGGGTCAAGTGCGTTGTTCGAGACAGCTTCCCGCCTAGAGGGCCAAAGAAGGGATATCTCAAGACGCTGCAGAAAAGAATTG AGGACCTCCAGACTCAGCTAGAAAAACAACAAGCCGCATCTCCTACTACTGCTGAGACACCCGCCTTTTCTCCCTCTCAAGAAGCGGGCAACGCGGACAACGAAATTGCAAGTAGTGGGAGTGTCGAGAGCAGTACCGACCATACGGAAATCCTGCATACCGCTTGCACAACTCCCGGAACAGCTGCTGCTATCCCGCAATGGCCGGCATCGATGGAATTCCAATTCCCCATGGTCCACATGGAGACGTGGGAATGTTTCGACAATTCGTCCGCATGTTCGCCCTTTTCCTCACTTCCCAGCCTGGAAAATATCCAGGATCTGGTCCACATTCCAATGGAGCCCGATCTCCTCATCACTCCCATGATGCACAACGACCT AGACCAACTTTATTTCGATCGGGCTTATGCATTTGCGCCAATATTGCAAAAGCACCGCTACCGCTCTTGGTCTAAACAACcaaacaagaacaagaagaaaactTGCCTACAGCACGCCATGTGGACGTTGGCCTCGTCACTCTCCAGTCAGTTTCAGGTTGACGGTCGCAAGCTATATGAAAAGACCAGACAAGCTCTGCATTCACTAGAGTCAGACGAACCCTGTCACCAAATATCCCTCGAGCAGGCCCAAGCGTGGACCTTGCTTGCCATCTATGAGCTAACGTGCCAAGATTTCCACCGAGGTATGATGTCCGCCGGCAGGGCCTTTCGCTTGATTCAGATGATGAGGCTGTACGAACTTGATGGGCCACCTCACACCATGCGACTGGAGCAGTATCAAGGGCAGCTCTCTCTTCAGGGGCCAGTCCAGGATGACTGGATCGATGTTGAAACAAAAAGGCGGACCTTTTGGCTTGCATATACAATCGACCGCTTCACGAGCATGGTTGATGGGCTGCACATGTTCTTCGATGAACAACTG ATCCGTACCCGCCTGCCGGCTCCCGAGGCAAACTTTGCAAGTGGCCGTCCAATAGACATGGGCTTTCTCGCGGATACGATTCCGGTCGTCGATCTAGAGTGGCCACACAATACGCTGTCGCCCTTTACAGAGAGTGTCATTGGAGCTACCATCTGCGGACGGGTCTTGGAACATAAACAGAAACCTCCGACCGGACCGTGTCAAGATTTCTGCCGTCGACATCGTTACCTTAATGCATTATTAGCCCAACGCATCAGGATGCTACGAATACACGCGTCATTGGAGTACCCGGATCCCATTATCGCCTTTGTTACTCTGGCGGCGCATACGGCCGTGCTTATGCTCTATGACATTATCGAATCCAGGCCCCTAGGTGCCGACGCACAAGGAACGCAGCTCACCCAAGCTCTTTACGCCGAACACAAGCAGCAGTCACTGGATGCCGTCGCCTATATAGATCTCCTGATCGCGGAGCTTGGGCAGCACTTTCAG ATGCATCCCTTAACGCCCATCCTGCTTCTCCTAAGCGCCCGGTTCTCTCAATCCCACCCTGGGCTAAACGACGCCTACATCAGGCTCATGCCACGCATCGTAACGATGCTGCGAGCCTCGACCGGCCTCAGCAAGCTTGCACAAAACTTTATCCAAATATTAGAACCCCAGTATGCAACCGGTCTTCCCTCACCAAGAATTTGA
- the cpaO_3 gene encoding Beta-cyclopiazonate dehydrogenase translates to MLTTLFCIASAVGALAASVDARDEFDSSAYAAKDVVERDFAIIGGGAAGTYAAVSLADRNKTFTLIEVSDRLGGHTRTFHDPVTGAKVDSGVQIHVDTPIVRDFFARLRAPLAHADLKDFGKPRYYDFARRVALANYTRGAVQPDYVAELDKYPFVENLIDLPNPVPADLLLPWPEYVKKNNLSYSSALAGLSWPATPGDPLDTTALAILNDGNHWELAAFTGAAVRGANHDNSQIYVNALAELKPHVFLKSSIIAARRGSTRKCGVQLVANTPSGKKLIKARQLIIAMPPVLDNTKYFGLDRQEQAILGKLSGKYYYAGVVNNTGLEDDVAYNNAGADRPYHVASLPGVVEIAPSASPGYHFYWYNTLQAQTRAEIEGAARSTIKWLQTQNNVKTLEPKFVDFQDHSPFHLSPPTRDIADGWYSKMKGLQGYRNTWYISALFVVSSTQVWNNTQNILSDIINAAQS, encoded by the coding sequence ATGTTGACCACCCTTTTCTGCATTGCCAGCGCGGTGGGCGCCTTGGCTGCGTCTGTAGATGCCCGTGATGAGTTTGATTCGTCGGCATATGCTgccaaagacgtcgtcgagcgagATTTTGCCATTATCGGCGGAGGAGCAGCGGGGACGTATGCGGCCGTCAGCCTGGCCGATCGAAACAAAACCTTCACCCTGATCGAAGTTTCGGACAGGCTTGGGGGACACACCAGAACCTTCCACGACCCCGTCACCGGGGCCAAGGTCGATTCTGGAGTGCAGATTCACGTCGATACCCCCATTGTTCGCGACTTTTTTGCCCGTTTGCGCGCCCCTCTAGCACATGCCGATCTTAAGGATTTCGGCAAGCCCAGATATTACGACTTTGCCAGGCGAGTTGCCCTTGCCAACTACACCAGGGGCGCTGTCCAGCCGGACTATGTAGCCGAGCTCGACAAGTATCCCTTTGTTGAAAATCTCATCGACCTGCCCAACCCGGTCCCTGCCGATCTGCTCCTCCCCTGGCCAGAATACGTCAAGAAGAATAATCTCTCCTACAGCTCGGCCCTGGCCGGTCTCTCATGGCCAGCGACCCCCGGCGATCCATTGGATACCACCGCTCTCGCCATCTTGAACGATGGCAATCACTGGGAGCTGGCCGCGTTTACCGGCGCTGCTGTTCGCGGTGCCAATCACGACAACTCACAGATTTACGTCAACGCCCTGGCCGAATTGAAGCCGCATGTGTTTCTGAAGTCGTCCATTATTGCAGCGCGGCGTGGATCGACCCGCAAGTGCGGCGTGCAGCTCGTGGCCAACACCCCATCCGGCAAAAAGCTCATCAAGGCCAGACAGCTCATCATTGCCATGCCGCCCGTCTTGGACAACACCAAGTATTTCGGCCTCGACCGCCAGGAGCAGGCCATTCTGGGCAAGCTTTCGGGCAAGTACTACTACGCGGGCGTCGTGAACAACACCGGGCTTGAGGACGACGTTGCTTATAacaacgccggcgccgacagACCGTACCACGTCGCCAGTCTGCCCGGTGTCGTCGAGATCGCCCCTTCAGCTTCGCCTGGGTACCACTTCTACTGGTACAACACGCTCCAGGCACAGACACGGGCTGAAATCGAGGGCGCTGCTCGAAGCACCATCAAGTGGCTACAGACTCAGAACAATGTGAAGACTTTGGAGCCAAAGTTTGTTGACTTTCAGGATCACTCACCGTTCCATCTAAGCCCTCCAACCAGAGACATTGCCGATGGTTGGTATAGCAAGATGAAGGGTCTCCAGGGCTATAGGAACACTTGGTATATCAGTGCCTTATTCGTCGTTAGCTCAACCCAGGTCTGGAACAACACCCAGAACATTCTTTCGGATATTATCAACGCCGCTCAGTCTTAG